From Panthera uncia isolate 11264 chromosome E1, Puncia_PCG_1.0, whole genome shotgun sequence, one genomic window encodes:
- the SOST gene encoding sclerostin, with protein sequence MQLSLALCLVCLLVHAAFRVVEGQGWQAFKNDATEIIPELGEYPEPPPELENKTMNRAENGGRPPHHPFETKDVSEYSCRELHFTRYVTDGPCRSAKPVTELVCSGQCGPARLLPNAIGRGKWWRPSGPDFRCIPDRYRAQRVQLLCPGDAAPRARKVRLVASCKCKRLTRFHNQSELKDFGPEAARPQKGRKPRPRARGAKANQAELENAY encoded by the exons ATGCAGCTCTCTCTCGCCCTGTGTCTTGTCTGCCTGCTGGTGCACGCAGCCTTCCGTGTGGTGGAGGGCCAGGGCTGGCAGGCCTTCAAGAACGATGCCACAGAGATCATCCCTGAGCTGGGCGAGTACCCCGAGCCTCCGCCAGAGCTGGAGAACAAGACCATGAACCGAGCGGAGAACGGAGGGAGACCCCCTCACCATCCCTTTGAGACCAAAG ACGTGTCCGAGTACAGCTGCCGCGAGCTGCACTTCACCCGCTACGTGACGGACGGGCCCTGCCGCAGCGCCAAGCCGGTCACCGAGCTGGTGTGCTCCGGCCAGTGCGGCCCGGCGCGCCTGCTGCCCAACGCCATCGGCCGCGGCAAGTGGTGGCGCCCGAGCGGACCCGACTTCCGCTGCATCCCCGACCGCTACCGCGCGCAGCGGGTGCAGCTGCTGTGCCCCGGTGACGCGGCGCCGCGCGCGCGCAAAGTGCGCCTGGTGGCCTCGTGCAAGTGCAAGCGCCTCACCCGCTTCCACAATCAGTCCGAGCTCAAGGACTTCGGGCCCGAGGCCGCGCGGCCGCAGAAGGGCCGAAAGCCGCGCCCCCGCGCCCGGGGCGCCAAAGCCAACCAGGCCGAGCTGGAGAACGCCTATTAG